In Caldisphaera lagunensis DSM 15908, a single genomic region encodes these proteins:
- a CDS encoding phosphate signaling complex PhoU family protein — protein MIRKNIKQTKLLRKVQITGGSTYIVSIPKEWAKELGIDKGLEIVMELGRDNSLRLYSPKREIKPVIMEKEIYVNQDLIDSAIVMEIISAYLAGYNSIKLVFSPLMLSRMDQIINEVRNKVVGLDVLEEGENNVTLRVVVDLSSIPEKLAMDNMQKTFKSMLEDFIEGIKNKDKEIFYSIIKRDDVMDKLYLYIYKQINLALQGQIKLEDIGINNSIEAINVYSTIKSIERIADHVVFMSSWIIDTLGEIEITEQLNKLINDVFNEVITVVNNIGKEININELIKSYSNLHELIIKELELIKSLKGSKQFFEIYPILDGLRRAMAYSLDIIEAQVGLSVIREIDEKRKT, from the coding sequence TTGATAAGAAAAAACATTAAACAAACTAAATTATTAAGAAAAGTACAAATAACAGGTGGTTCTACATATATAGTTTCAATTCCAAAAGAATGGGCAAAAGAACTTGGAATTGATAAAGGCCTAGAAATTGTTATGGAATTGGGTAGAGATAATTCCTTACGATTATATTCTCCAAAAAGAGAAATAAAACCTGTTATTATGGAAAAGGAGATTTATGTAAACCAAGACCTTATAGATTCTGCTATAGTAATGGAAATTATATCAGCTTATTTAGCTGGCTATAATTCTATAAAACTTGTGTTTTCTCCACTCATGTTAAGCAGAATGGATCAAATTATTAATGAGGTAAGAAATAAGGTCGTAGGATTAGATGTATTAGAAGAAGGAGAAAACAATGTAACATTGCGTGTTGTAGTAGATTTAAGTTCGATACCAGAAAAACTAGCCATGGATAACATGCAAAAAACCTTTAAATCAATGCTTGAGGATTTTATAGAAGGTATAAAAAATAAAGATAAAGAAATATTCTATTCAATAATAAAAAGAGACGATGTAATGGATAAATTATATTTATATATTTATAAGCAAATAAACCTAGCTTTGCAAGGTCAGATTAAATTAGAAGATATAGGAATAAATAATTCCATTGAGGCCATAAATGTTTATTCAACAATAAAAAGCATTGAAAGAATAGCGGACCACGTTGTTTTTATGTCTAGTTGGATAATAGATACGTTAGGAGAGATAGAAATAACAGAACAATTGAATAAATTAATTAATGATGTATTTAATGAAGTAATAACAGTTGTAAATAACATAGGAAAGGAGATAAACATAAATGAACTTATAAAAAGCTATTCAAATTTACATGAGTTAATAATTAAAGAATTGGAGTTAATAAAATCCCTCAAGGGATCAAAACAGTTTTTCGAAATATATCCAATACTAGACGGATTAAGGAGGGCTATGGCATATTCCTTAGATATAATAGAGGCTCAAGTCGGTTTATCAGTTATTAGAGAAATTGATGAGAAACGAAAAACATAA
- a CDS encoding Asp-tRNA(Asn)/Glu-tRNA(Gln) amidotransferase subunit GatC, producing the protein MSANCNNMELINKLIELSRLNFTEEEIEKLCQDIEKIRSVLNQVSVLSKLDVKPLYNVWDNILNPPAKIGIEKIDIHELITNERSIDRKVKIPWRGE; encoded by the coding sequence ATGAGTGCAAATTGCAATAATATGGAATTAATAAATAAACTTATAGAATTGTCTAGATTAAATTTCACAGAGGAAGAAATAGAAAAACTTTGTCAAGATATAGAAAAGATAAGAAGTGTTTTAAACCAAGTATCAGTGTTAAGTAAATTAGATGTGAAGCCATTATATAATGTTTGGGATAACATATTAAATCCACCTGCTAAAATAGGTATTGAAAAAATAGATATTCATGAATTAATTACTAATGAAAGGTCAATCGATAGAAAAGTAAAAATACCTTGGAGGGGTGAATAG
- the gatA gene encoding Asp-tRNA(Asn)/Glu-tRNA(Gln) amidotransferase subunit GatA, translating into MKKETALSILEGLKNGSIDFEDYALRKLEIIQKKDNVINAYISLDSEDFIREKIMEIKEKLASGKNMKIPGLIVSVKDNISTNFLPTTAASKILENYVPPYNATVVEKILEEGGIIIGKTNLDEFAMGSTTEFSAYGVTKNPWDITRVPGGSSGGSAASLSYGSADLSLGSDTGGSVRLPASYTATVGLKPTYGTISRYGLIPYANSLEQISPMARSVKDVSLILDVIKGYDPRDATSLNFEYREFNEKKFKICVPDEFIEGSENPIKSAIYNLLEKIEGEGIVIEYGRKFDKLNYALSTYYTIAFAEAASNLSRYDGKLYPNYYEGRSYREMSENTRKNYFGFEVKKRILMGIFALSEGFINDYYIAATKGRRIIRDEILKMTNDCIIAGSVSPILPPKIGERINDPLKLYAMDIYTVVANLAGVPALAMPAGFYNGLPIGIQFMAGPYEERKLLELGSFIEDKTGLYGIIAGD; encoded by the coding sequence GTGAAAAAAGAAACTGCATTATCTATTTTGGAAGGGTTAAAGAATGGAAGCATTGATTTTGAAGATTATGCATTGAGAAAGCTTGAAATTATTCAAAAGAAGGATAATGTAATTAATGCATATATATCATTAGATTCTGAAGATTTCATAAGAGAAAAAATCATGGAAATAAAAGAAAAATTAGCATCAGGCAAAAATATGAAAATTCCAGGTTTAATTGTTAGCGTAAAGGATAATATATCAACAAATTTTTTGCCTACTACTGCAGCATCTAAAATTCTTGAAAATTACGTTCCTCCATATAATGCAACTGTTGTTGAGAAGATCTTAGAAGAAGGAGGAATAATAATAGGTAAAACAAATCTAGACGAGTTTGCTATGGGATCAACAACAGAGTTTAGCGCTTATGGAGTTACAAAAAATCCATGGGACATAACAAGGGTACCTGGAGGAAGTAGTGGGGGAAGTGCAGCAAGCTTATCATATGGAAGTGCAGATTTATCATTAGGCAGCGATACTGGAGGTTCAGTTAGATTACCAGCTTCTTATACTGCTACAGTAGGGCTAAAGCCTACTTATGGAACTATTAGTAGATATGGATTAATACCATATGCAAACAGCCTAGAACAAATAAGTCCAATGGCTAGAAGCGTTAAAGATGTTTCTTTAATATTAGATGTTATTAAAGGATATGATCCAAGAGATGCAACTAGTCTAAATTTTGAATATAGAGAATTTAATGAGAAAAAATTTAAAATTTGTGTTCCAGATGAATTCATAGAAGGATCAGAAAACCCTATAAAGTCAGCCATATATAATTTATTGGAAAAAATTGAAGGAGAGGGGATAGTTATTGAATATGGGAGAAAATTTGATAAGTTAAATTATGCTCTCTCTACATATTATACAATAGCATTTGCTGAAGCAGCGAGCAATTTATCAAGATATGACGGTAAATTATATCCCAATTATTATGAAGGCCGCTCTTATAGGGAAATGAGCGAAAATACAAGAAAGAACTACTTCGGATTTGAGGTCAAAAAAAGAATATTAATGGGTATTTTTGCTTTAAGCGAAGGTTTTATAAACGATTATTACATAGCTGCAACAAAAGGTAGAAGAATAATAAGGGATGAAATTTTAAAAATGACTAATGATTGTATAATAGCAGGATCGGTATCACCAATATTACCTCCTAAAATAGGAGAAAGAATAAATGATCCATTGAAATTATATGCGATGGATATCTATACTGTTGTTGCCAACTTAGCGGGGGTTCCTGCTTTAGCAATGCCAGCAGGTTTTTATAATGGATTACCAATAGGAATTCAATTTATGGCAGGTCCATATGAAGAAAGAAAATTATTGGAGTTAGGCTCCTTTATAGAAGATAAAACAGGCTTGTATGGTATCATAGCGGGTGATTAG
- the gatB gene encoding Asp-tRNA(Asn)/Glu-tRNA(Gln) amidotransferase subunit GatB produces the protein MIRLKYKIGLEIHTQLTESKTKLFCDCDSDYRKYEPNTNVCPICLGLPGALPVPRRNPLKLALAVADSFDCQIPEYMVFTRKHYFYPDLPKNYQITQYEKAGGIPVCLKGILKFFDPDKLIWKSVTLRRMNIEEDPGKTEYSEGNILLSEFAYLDYNRSGVPLLEIVTEPEIETPKDARKAVEYLLLTMEYIGAINPRLEGSFRVDANISVEGGERVEVKNIGSTLDLEKALKYEIFRQSKIVEEGGKIRRETRHWDSIRGVTKPLRSKETEEEYLYFPDPDIPAILTKPLLVEAKSKEFYTPERIMNKITMYGVTQKIAWSLITVKPSAELFLESVRIGADPRITARILAVDYKGLMKKSGKNIHDKNNWPKKEVLKEISSLIRNKVYTYDEIKYNILPKLLENNEIINISLPEKIEPSNLIITVLNEEKKAVEDFISGKKEALDYLVGQVLKKAKGKAIDPKLIRKIIEINIKKS, from the coding sequence GTGATTAGATTGAAATATAAGATTGGACTAGAAATACATACACAATTAACTGAATCTAAAACTAAGTTATTTTGCGATTGCGATTCTGACTACAGAAAATATGAGCCGAATACAAATGTTTGTCCCATTTGTTTAGGATTACCAGGCGCATTGCCAGTACCCAGAAGGAATCCTTTAAAGCTTGCCTTAGCTGTTGCAGACTCATTTGATTGCCAAATTCCAGAATACATGGTGTTTACAAGGAAACATTATTTTTATCCAGATTTACCTAAAAACTATCAAATAACACAATATGAAAAAGCAGGAGGTATACCTGTTTGTCTGAAAGGTATTTTGAAGTTTTTTGATCCAGATAAATTAATATGGAAAAGCGTTACTTTAAGGAGAATGAATATTGAAGAGGATCCAGGTAAGACAGAATATAGCGAAGGTAACATTTTATTAAGTGAGTTCGCTTATTTAGATTATAATAGAAGCGGAGTTCCTTTACTAGAAATAGTTACAGAGCCTGAAATTGAGACACCAAAAGATGCTAGAAAAGCCGTTGAATATTTATTATTAACTATGGAATATATAGGGGCAATAAATCCAAGGCTTGAAGGATCATTTAGGGTAGATGCAAACATTAGCGTTGAAGGAGGAGAAAGGGTTGAAGTTAAAAACATAGGTAGCACATTAGATCTCGAGAAGGCATTAAAATATGAGATATTTAGACAATCTAAAATAGTCGAAGAAGGAGGTAAAATAAGAAGAGAAACAAGGCATTGGGACTCTATAAGAGGTGTAACAAAACCCTTAAGAAGTAAAGAGACAGAAGAAGAATACCTTTATTTCCCAGATCCTGATATTCCTGCGATTCTAACAAAACCATTATTAGTTGAGGCAAAATCAAAAGAATTCTATACCCCAGAAAGGATTATGAATAAAATAACTATGTATGGTGTAACACAAAAAATTGCGTGGAGCTTGATAACGGTTAAGCCGAGCGCTGAATTATTTTTAGAATCAGTAAGAATAGGGGCAGATCCAAGGATAACTGCGAGAATTTTAGCTGTAGATTATAAAGGTCTCATGAAAAAATCTGGTAAAAATATTCACGATAAAAACAATTGGCCAAAGAAGGAAGTCTTAAAAGAAATAAGTAGTTTGATAAGAAATAAAGTATACACATATGATGAAATCAAATATAATATTTTACCAAAGCTTTTAGAAAATAATGAAATCATTAACATATCATTGCCAGAAAAAATAGAGCCGAGCAACCTAATTATTACAGTGTTAAATGAAGAAAAGAAAGCTGTTGAAGATTTCATATCAGGTAAAAAGGAAGCCTTAGATTATCTAGTTGGGCAAGTATTAAAGAAAGCAAAGGGTAAGGCTATCGATCCTAAATTAATAAGAAAAATAATTGAAATTAATATTAAAAAAAGTTAA
- the gcvT gene encoding glycine cleavage system aminomethyltransferase GcvT, with protein sequence MNDIQLKHIHQKLNASFGEFAGWNVPMIYTSTMEEHIAVRKSVGIFDISHMGRLKLTGKNSLDLLEKAFTKKIAKTKEGFMSGPTLALNEYARVIDDEMWYKINDNEWLAVPNAASRERMISHLNKISHENKFDVEIKDLTFDYVLLALQGPESQSIMDKLGASWTSSLKPLEFRLNEKIKDANVFLISRSGWTGEDGFEIWAAPKEAEKLYNQFLNLGVKPIGIAARDTLRIEMGFVLGGNEYGEDPLKYPCALSLRYGMGAIDWEKNGFIGEESLRSCRKEGLRWIRIGIEMKKSSARFIPRHGYKILVDDVEVGYVTSGTYSPIVERGVGMGYIDTRYFIIGEPITISDGKTRSGEAKISEFPLIKKK encoded by the coding sequence ATGAACGATATACAACTAAAGCATATTCATCAAAAATTAAATGCAAGTTTTGGAGAATTTGCTGGCTGGAACGTACCGATGATTTATACATCAACTATGGAAGAACACATTGCTGTTAGAAAATCAGTAGGAATTTTTGATATAAGCCATATGGGAAGACTAAAATTAACAGGTAAAAATTCATTAGACTTGCTAGAAAAGGCATTTACTAAAAAGATTGCTAAAACAAAAGAGGGTTTTATGAGTGGACCTACTTTAGCATTAAATGAATATGCTAGAGTAATAGATGATGAGATGTGGTACAAAATTAATGATAACGAATGGCTCGCTGTTCCAAATGCTGCGTCTAGGGAGAGAATGATATCGCATCTAAATAAAATTTCTCATGAAAATAAATTTGATGTTGAGATTAAAGATTTAACATTCGATTATGTTTTGCTGGCATTACAAGGTCCTGAAAGCCAAAGCATAATGGATAAATTAGGGGCTTCTTGGACATCAAGCTTAAAACCCTTGGAATTCAGGTTAAATGAAAAAATAAAGGATGCTAATGTATTTTTAATAAGCAGAAGCGGATGGACTGGAGAAGATGGATTTGAGATATGGGCTGCTCCAAAAGAGGCAGAAAAATTATATAATCAATTCTTAAATTTAGGAGTTAAACCTATAGGAATAGCGGCAAGGGACACATTAAGAATTGAGATGGGTTTTGTTTTAGGAGGAAATGAATATGGAGAAGATCCATTAAAATATCCATGCGCATTAAGCCTTAGATATGGAATGGGGGCTATAGACTGGGAAAAGAATGGATTTATTGGAGAAGAAAGCCTTAGATCATGCCGTAAAGAAGGGCTTAGATGGATAAGGATCGGAATAGAAATGAAGAAAAGCTCAGCAAGATTCATACCAAGACATGGTTATAAAATATTAGTAGATGATGTAGAAGTAGGTTATGTAACTAGTGGAACGTATAGTCCAATAGTAGAAAGAGGTGTTGGTATGGGATATATTGATACAAGGTATTTTATAATTGGTGAACCAATTACAATTAGTGATGGAAAAACAAGATCAGGAGAAGCAAAAATATCTGAATTTCCATTAATAAAGAAGAAATAG
- a CDS encoding ferritin family protein, producing MTESALESSYGGESMAHMRYLIFADIAEKEGFKNVARLFRAIAFAEQVHARNHFQRLSKLKDGKKVVADAPFGPGNTSKNLELAIMGEEFEVNEMYPTYIEMAKFQKDKEAEISFRYALEAEKIHAQLFKEAKKYVDQGKDMPIDGFIWICPVCGHTLIAKEPPNRCPICAAFGKDFLKF from the coding sequence ATGACTGAATCCGCTTTGGAGTCTAGTTATGGAGGAGAATCGATGGCTCATATGAGATATCTAATTTTTGCAGACATAGCAGAGAAAGAAGGATTTAAAAATGTTGCAAGATTATTTAGAGCAATTGCATTTGCAGAACAAGTTCATGCAAGAAATCATTTCCAAAGATTGAGCAAGCTAAAAGATGGTAAAAAAGTTGTTGCAGACGCCCCATTTGGCCCAGGAAACACATCTAAAAATCTTGAGTTAGCTATAATGGGTGAAGAATTTGAAGTAAATGAAATGTATCCAACTTATATTGAGATGGCTAAATTCCAAAAAGATAAAGAGGCTGAAATTTCGTTTAGATATGCTTTGGAAGCAGAAAAAATCCATGCCCAATTGTTTAAAGAAGCGAAGAAATACGTTGATCAAGGGAAGGATATGCCAATTGATGGATTTATATGGATTTGCCCCGTTTGTGGACACACCCTTATAGCTAAAGAACCACCTAATAGATGTCCAATTTGTGCAGCATTTGGCAAAGATTTTCTTAAATTTTAA
- a CDS encoding aldo/keto reductase: MEFTNLGKTNEKISRIGLGAWQFSDAWGVTEYNIAKQVVSSSIELGINLIDTAMVYGRGMSESFLGKALRELNIERSSVFIVTKIPGEFLSYDDVFKAVDRSLERLQTDYIDALLAHWPPVWHNHPTCEYMKAFERLVELGKIRYIGLSDYPPELAEAARYCLSKNDLQIMEIRYNLVERQAEKEIIPYVESSEMTMLAWSPLAKAAILGKYSMEEINNFRDVRRNDAVFYPENYKQILKLADVIKEIAKKYDKTPSQVALNWLMNYSKNIVPIPGAKSKEQAIENAGSVGWKLSYSDWRKIDEISKSIKFTYVNF, encoded by the coding sequence TTGGAGTTTACTAATTTAGGTAAAACTAATGAGAAAATTTCTAGAATTGGTTTAGGGGCATGGCAATTTAGTGATGCTTGGGGAGTTACAGAATATAATATAGCTAAACAAGTCGTATCTTCATCGATAGAATTAGGAATTAATTTAATAGACACTGCAATGGTATATGGAAGAGGTATGAGTGAATCTTTCTTAGGAAAGGCGTTAAGGGAATTAAATATCGAAAGAAGCAGCGTCTTTATAGTTACAAAAATACCTGGTGAGTTTTTATCATATGATGATGTATTTAAAGCTGTTGATAGATCATTAGAGAGATTACAAACAGATTATATAGACGCGTTGCTCGCACATTGGCCTCCTGTATGGCACAATCATCCTACTTGTGAATATATGAAAGCATTTGAGAGACTCGTTGAGCTAGGAAAAATAAGATACATTGGATTAAGCGACTATCCCCCAGAATTAGCTGAAGCAGCAAGGTATTGCTTATCTAAAAACGATCTACAAATTATGGAAATAAGATATAATTTGGTAGAAAGGCAGGCCGAAAAAGAAATTATACCATATGTTGAATCATCAGAAATGACCATGTTAGCATGGAGTCCATTAGCAAAAGCTGCAATTTTGGGGAAGTATAGTATGGAAGAAATAAATAATTTCCGTGATGTCAGAAGAAATGATGCAGTATTTTATCCTGAAAATTATAAACAGATACTGAAATTAGCAGATGTAATTAAAGAAATCGCTAAAAAATATGATAAGACTCCATCTCAAGTAGCGCTTAATTGGTTAATGAATTACAGCAAAAACATAGTCCCAATACCAGGTGCAAAAAGTAAAGAACAAGCAATAGAAAATGCGGGAAGTGTTGGATGGAAATTAAGTTATAGTGATTGGAGAAAAATTGATGAAATTAGCAAATCAATAAAGTTTACATATGTTAATTTCTAA
- a CDS encoding MoaD/ThiS family protein — protein MENKIKIKYLGYITDLSGKQYEEININGEETIENLLPFLKKLRDDDYIIVVNGKGAKLNNKVKGGDTIVILPQTGGGNN, from the coding sequence ATGGAAAATAAAATTAAAATAAAATATCTAGGATATATTACAGACCTTTCTGGTAAGCAATATGAGGAAATAAATATTAATGGTGAGGAAACTATTGAGAACTTGCTTCCATTCTTGAAAAAGTTAAGAGATGATGATTATATAATTGTTGTAAATGGGAAGGGAGCAAAATTAAATAATAAAGTAAAAGGAGGTGATACAATAGTTATTTTACCACAAACAGGAGGAGGCAATAATTAA
- the mvk gene encoding mevalonate kinase, giving the protein MNKSIAISPGKVILFGEHFVVRGTKAIVAAIDLYAKAEIEESSWPSEIISEGTEIRGKITQELKVVGSKELEPFARILSVLKNWGFQIAGFKAKISSEIPMSAGLGSSAASAAAFSLSYANLLGYKLNDKELFTLSHEAEKITHGNPSGVDSAAVTYGGILVFKKDVGIISKLKSLFSDKYSLIIADTGIKRSTSVPVRDVLILSEKLWPAVSLIYDASDRIVDLANEAINNEDYETIGTLMNINQGLLNSMGVSSLELEELIYRSRLAGAIGAKLTGAGKGGSAIILAPSNKVDNILDRIKCCSKWASRIKISQEGARIISG; this is encoded by the coding sequence GTGAATAAATCAATCGCAATATCACCCGGAAAAGTTATACTATTTGGAGAACATTTCGTTGTAAGAGGAACTAAAGCTATCGTGGCAGCAATAGACCTCTATGCAAAAGCTGAAATAGAGGAATCTAGTTGGCCATCAGAAATTATAAGTGAAGGGACAGAAATCAGAGGTAAAATAACTCAAGAACTCAAGGTTGTAGGATCCAAAGAACTTGAACCATTTGCTAGGATATTAAGCGTATTAAAGAATTGGGGTTTTCAAATAGCAGGATTCAAGGCTAAAATATCAAGCGAAATTCCAATGTCTGCAGGATTAGGGTCTAGTGCAGCAAGCGCTGCAGCTTTTAGCTTATCTTATGCAAACTTATTGGGATATAAATTAAATGATAAAGAACTTTTTACTCTTTCTCACGAAGCAGAAAAAATAACTCATGGAAACCCAAGCGGGGTAGATAGCGCTGCCGTTACATATGGAGGTATATTAGTTTTTAAAAAGGATGTTGGGATTATTTCTAAATTGAAATCTCTATTTTCAGATAAATATTCTTTAATAATTGCTGATACAGGTATAAAAAGGAGTACTTCAGTTCCAGTTAGAGACGTTTTAATATTATCTGAAAAACTTTGGCCCGCAGTCTCATTAATTTATGATGCATCCGATAGAATTGTTGATTTAGCCAATGAAGCTATAAATAATGAGGATTATGAGACCATTGGAACGCTAATGAATATAAATCAAGGTCTATTAAATTCCATGGGGGTTTCTTCTCTAGAGTTGGAAGAATTGATATATAGAAGTAGATTAGCTGGTGCAATAGGTGCAAAATTAACTGGAGCTGGTAAAGGAGGATCTGCTATTATCTTAGCTCCATCTAATAAGGTAGATAATATTTTGGATAGAATAAAATGTTGCAGCAAATGGGCAAGTAGGATAAAAATTAGCCAAGAAGGAGCTAGAATTATTTCGGGTTAA
- a CDS encoding dihydropteroate synthase-like protein, which translates to MKIAVLTSTTAEEMVKDIVTNDNKHGYNIEVVPLPVPVISILDTNTISKIISRRKDILEKIRDSNLVMIPGLVRGDSSIIEKVANVETYKGPKSLGILPYALDFIHNGGKLDKQKSAEEVMGSITPKISYKTAFKIDNIEIPIRGPPVLIVAEIHPNTKVDEVESLAKRYVNDGAKIIIIGSNLESDPSVIEKKIKIASNYAPIIAEISDISLINRYRQAGIVGISTSAHLIEKDLEDIPNDLVLIIGDRNITKLKKVGSELLSKGYKLIIDPVLGIPCIDFVKSINRYTKIIKSLNAPILFSAADVTEELEADTIGIHSLLATISIELRASLYLVVEETYKSHRGVAEAREALRVAETAYSLKSTPRGLFSKLLVVKQNEKPITINDQLNYEYVNYIPPDYNLNDYIQISVDYEKNEIKVVYKRNNKILAALKGKHAMSLARELVKRVNLSLDHAAYLGYELSKAEIALKLGKTYIQDESIIIPPWMGENGE; encoded by the coding sequence ATGAAAATAGCAGTACTAACAAGTACAACTGCAGAGGAAATGGTTAAAGACATTGTAACGAATGATAATAAACATGGTTATAATATAGAGGTTGTCCCCCTACCTGTTCCAGTTATTTCTATATTAGATACAAATACAATTTCAAAAATTATATCAAGGAGAAAGGATATACTAGAAAAAATAAGGGATTCAAATTTAGTTATGATACCTGGTTTGGTAAGAGGAGACTCAAGCATTATTGAAAAAGTAGCTAATGTTGAAACATATAAGGGACCCAAATCATTAGGGATTTTACCTTATGCATTGGATTTTATACATAATGGAGGAAAACTAGATAAACAAAAGAGTGCAGAAGAGGTTATGGGATCTATCACTCCTAAGATTAGCTATAAAACTGCTTTTAAGATTGATAATATTGAAATACCTATTAGAGGTCCTCCAGTTTTAATAGTTGCTGAAATTCATCCAAATACTAAAGTTGATGAAGTTGAAAGTTTAGCTAAAAGATATGTAAATGATGGAGCAAAAATAATCATAATAGGATCTAATTTAGAATCTGATCCATCTGTTATAGAAAAAAAGATAAAAATAGCTAGTAATTATGCACCCATTATAGCGGAGATATCTGATATTTCTTTGATAAATAGATATAGACAAGCGGGTATTGTTGGAATAAGCACATCAGCTCATTTAATTGAAAAAGATTTAGAAGATATTCCAAATGATTTAGTATTAATTATTGGGGACAGAAATATAACTAAACTTAAAAAAGTTGGAAGTGAATTGCTGTCTAAAGGATATAAATTAATTATAGATCCAGTATTAGGAATACCTTGCATTGATTTTGTTAAAAGTATAAATAGATATACTAAAATAATTAAATCACTAAATGCACCAATTCTCTTTTCGGCAGCAGATGTAACTGAAGAACTAGAAGCAGATACTATAGGTATACACTCATTGCTAGCAACAATTTCAATAGAACTTAGAGCTTCTTTATATTTAGTTGTTGAAGAGACTTATAAGTCTCATAGAGGAGTTGCTGAGGCTAGAGAAGCACTTAGAGTTGCAGAAACAGCCTATTCATTAAAGTCTACCCCTAGAGGACTTTTCAGTAAGTTGCTAGTTGTAAAGCAAAATGAAAAACCAATTACAATCAATGATCAATTAAATTACGAATATGTCAATTATATACCTCCTGATTACAACTTAAATGATTATATACAAATCTCAGTTGATTACGAAAAAAATGAAATAAAAGTAGTTTATAAAAGAAATAATAAAATATTAGCAGCATTGAAAGGCAAACATGCAATGAGCCTTGCAAGAGAACTTGTTAAGAGAGTTAACTTATCCTTAGATCATGCTGCATATTTGGGATATGAATTATCAAAGGCTGAAATAGCCTTAAAATTGGGAAAAACCTATATCCAAGATGAATCTATAATAATACCACCGTGGATGGGAGAAAATGGTGAATAA
- a CDS encoding alcohol dehydrogenase catalytic domain-containing protein: MKAALVDKPFGLDRLSVTNVPDLRVSDEEVKIKVAYAGINPVDYFIISGSRAINPVPHIPGTEFGGYVEEVGSKVKGINKGDRVIVYPRIFDGICDLCLSGKEHLCRNGGLIGGITNGGFAEYAVVRYQNVIKIPNNLNWESAVSIPVAALTAFHALIEADVKPGETVVIVGASGNTGQFAVQLAKMMGAKVVAISSKPWVKNIGADEVVSLNQALNALQRVNNGRFADVVIDSIGSKTVERSVKLLDIGGRFVTFGALTGISARMTISEVYSKEIKIIGVTGGTRKEMLRLIEIASKNEIRPIIWKTFNLDDVKTAINSLFSRERNGRILLKIAG, encoded by the coding sequence TTGAAAGCAGCCTTAGTTGATAAGCCTTTTGGTCTTGATCGATTATCTGTTACTAATGTACCTGATTTACGCGTATCAGATGAAGAAGTAAAAATAAAGGTTGCATATGCAGGAATTAACCCCGTTGATTATTTCATAATAAGTGGGTCAAGAGCTATTAATCCAGTCCCTCATATACCAGGAACTGAATTCGGTGGTTATGTAGAAGAGGTTGGATCAAAAGTTAAGGGGATAAATAAAGGAGATAGAGTTATAGTTTATCCTAGAATTTTTGATGGAATCTGTGATTTATGTTTATCCGGTAAAGAACACTTATGCAGAAATGGGGGATTGATTGGAGGAATAACTAATGGAGGTTTTGCAGAATATGCAGTTGTAAGATATCAAAACGTTATAAAGATTCCCAACAATCTAAATTGGGAAAGCGCTGTAAGTATTCCAGTTGCTGCGTTAACAGCATTCCATGCATTGATAGAAGCAGATGTTAAACCTGGAGAAACTGTTGTAATTGTTGGTGCCTCAGGAAATACTGGTCAGTTTGCTGTACAATTAGCAAAAATGATGGGAGCTAAAGTGGTTGCAATATCTTCTAAGCCTTGGGTTAAAAATATCGGAGCAGACGAAGTTGTAAGTTTAAATCAAGCTTTAAATGCTTTGCAAAGAGTTAACAATGGAAGATTTGCAGATGTTGTTATTGATTCTATTGGTTCTAAAACTGTTGAAAGAAGTGTTAAACTCTTAGATATAGGTGGAAGATTTGTTACTTTTGGCGCTTTAACTGGCATATCTGCTAGGATGACTATAAGTGAAGTTTACTCTAAAGAAATAAAGATTATAGGGGTAACAGGAGGGACAAGAAAAGAAATGCTCAGATTAATTGAAATAGCAAGTAAAAATGAAATTAGGCCTATTATATGGAAAACATTTAATTTGGATGATGTAAAAACGGCGATAAATTCATTGTTTTCAAGAGAAAGAAATGGAAGAATTTTACTTAAAATTGCTGGATAA